In Halovulum dunhuangense, one genomic interval encodes:
- the soxZ gene encoding thiosulfate oxidation carrier complex protein SoxZ — protein MATGVKPRVRAPKTATPGEVVVLKTLISHPMESGQRRDSDGNIIPRSIINRFTCTYGGETVIEMELHGAISTNPYIEFEAKVPASGEFVFTWYDDDGDVYEERAEVTVA, from the coding sequence ATGGCAACCGGAGTTAAACCCCGCGTCCGCGCACCCAAGACCGCCACCCCAGGCGAGGTCGTGGTCCTCAAGACGCTGATCAGCCACCCGATGGAAAGCGGCCAGCGCCGCGATTCCGATGGCAACATCATCCCCCGCTCGATCATCAACCGCTTCACCTGCACCTATGGTGGCGAGACCGTGATCGAGATGGAACTGCACGGCGCGATCTCGACCAACCCCTACATCGAGTTCGAGGCGAAGGTGCCCGCCTCCGGCGAGTTCGTCTTCACCTGGTACGACGATGACGGCGACGTCTACGAAGAGCGCGCAGAGGTGACCGTCGCCTGA
- the soxX gene encoding sulfur oxidation c-type cytochrome SoxX — MKIWLSAAIALAGVSVAAAEVIEPTDVRFENGAIMESLTGVPGDPAEGRKVMNRGAGNCIACHEVSALSDLPFHGEVGPLLDGVGSRWTEAELRGLVANPKMMFEGTIMPAFYKTEGFIRPGEGYTAKAPEGPLKPILSAQQIEDVVAFLMTLTD, encoded by the coding sequence ATGAAGATCTGGCTCAGCGCCGCAATAGCCCTGGCAGGCGTCTCGGTGGCCGCCGCCGAGGTGATCGAGCCCACGGATGTAAGGTTCGAGAACGGGGCCATCATGGAATCGTTGACCGGCGTGCCCGGCGATCCGGCCGAGGGGCGCAAGGTGATGAACCGCGGCGCCGGCAACTGCATCGCCTGCCACGAGGTGTCCGCCCTGTCCGACCTGCCCTTCCATGGCGAGGTCGGCCCGCTGCTCGACGGTGTCGGCTCCCGCTGGACCGAGGCGGAACTGCGCGGGTTGGTGGCCAACCCCAAGATGATGTTCGAGGGAACGATCATGCCCGCCTTCTACAAGACCGAGGGGTTCATCCGTCCCGGCGAAGGCTATACTGCGAAGGCACCCGAGGGGCCGCTCAAGCCGATCCTCTCGGCGCAACAGATCGAAGACGTGGTCGCGTTCCTGATGACGCTGACCGACTGA
- the soxB gene encoding thiosulfohydrolase SoxB gives MISRRDFLQAGMATAALYGASGYGNWSRLAAQQALTQDELLRFDTTGNVSLIHITDIHAHLRPVHFREPSINLGVGEARGLPPHITGADYRRMYGLDDGSPLAYALTHDDFAALARTYGRIGGLDRAATVVKAIRADRPDALLLDGGDTWQGSYTALRTDGRDVIRAMNLLGVEAMTSHWEFTLGIDRVTEIVENELDFPFLGANIFDTEWDERAYEPYRFFERGGVKIAVIGQAFPYLPIANPSWMFPGLSFGVREENIAELVQEVRDQGAGLVVLLSHNGFDVDRKLAGNVPGIDVILTGHTHDALPEPVIVGKTLLIASGSHGKFLTRLDLDVQDGAVKGFAHKLIPLFSDVIAPDPEMAALIAEERAPYESELTEVLGQTDSLLYRRGNFNGTWDDLICQALLEEREADIALSPGFRWGASVLPGADITREDLFSVTSMSYPSAYRSEMTGEMLHAILEDVADNLFNPDPYYQQGGDMVRVGGMGYRIDVTQPMGSRITEMTLLKTGEKLDPAKSYVVSGWASVNEETEGPAIWDVVESHIRRLGTVTLEPNTSVDVIGG, from the coding sequence ATGATTTCGCGCAGGGATTTCCTTCAGGCCGGCATGGCCACCGCCGCACTTTATGGGGCGTCGGGCTACGGCAACTGGTCGCGGCTGGCGGCCCAGCAGGCCCTGACCCAGGACGAGCTTCTGCGGTTCGACACCACGGGCAACGTCTCGCTCATCCACATCACGGACATCCACGCCCATCTGCGCCCCGTGCATTTCCGCGAGCCCAGCATCAATCTCGGGGTGGGCGAGGCGCGCGGCCTGCCGCCCCACATCACCGGCGCCGACTACCGCCGCATGTACGGCCTGGATGACGGCAGCCCGCTTGCCTACGCGCTGACCCATGACGATTTCGCCGCGCTCGCCCGGACCTATGGCCGCATCGGCGGGCTCGACCGCGCCGCGACCGTGGTCAAGGCGATCCGCGCCGACCGCCCCGATGCGCTGCTTCTGGACGGCGGCGACACCTGGCAGGGCAGCTACACCGCGCTCAGGACCGATGGCCGCGACGTGATCCGCGCGATGAACCTGCTCGGCGTCGAGGCGATGACCAGCCACTGGGAATTCACCCTCGGCATCGACCGCGTGACCGAGATCGTCGAGAACGAGCTCGACTTCCCCTTCCTCGGGGCCAACATCTTCGACACCGAATGGGACGAACGCGCCTACGAGCCCTACCGCTTCTTCGAGCGGGGCGGCGTGAAGATCGCCGTCATCGGCCAGGCCTTTCCCTACTTGCCCATCGCCAACCCCAGCTGGATGTTCCCGGGCCTCTCCTTCGGCGTGCGCGAGGAAAACATCGCCGAACTGGTGCAGGAAGTGCGCGACCAGGGCGCGGGGCTGGTGGTGCTGCTCTCGCACAACGGCTTCGACGTGGACCGCAAGCTGGCCGGCAACGTGCCCGGCATCGACGTGATCCTGACGGGCCACACCCATGACGCGCTGCCCGAGCCGGTGATCGTCGGCAAGACGCTGCTGATCGCGTCGGGCTCCCACGGCAAGTTCCTGACCCGCCTCGATCTGGACGTGCAGGACGGCGCGGTGAAGGGCTTTGCCCACAAGCTGATCCCGCTCTTCTCCGACGTGATCGCGCCCGACCCCGAGATGGCCGCCCTGATCGCTGAAGAGCGCGCACCCTACGAGTCGGAACTGACGGAGGTGCTGGGCCAGACCGACTCGCTTCTCTACCGGCGCGGCAATTTCAACGGCACCTGGGACGACCTGATCTGCCAGGCCCTGCTCGAGGAACGCGAGGCCGACATCGCGCTTTCGCCCGGCTTCCGCTGGGGCGCATCCGTCCTGCCCGGCGCCGACATCACGCGCGAGGATCTCTTTTCCGTCACCTCCATGAGCTATCCCAGCGCCTACCGTTCCGAAATGACCGGAGAGATGCTGCACGCCATCCTCGAGGACGTGGCCGACAACCTGTTCAACCCCGACCCCTATTACCAGCAGGGCGGCGACATGGTCCGTGTGGGCGGCATGGGCTACCGCATCGACGTCACTCAGCCGATGGGCAGCCGCATCACCGAAATGACCCTGCTCAAGACCGGCGAAAAGCTGGATCCGGCGAAATCCTACGTCGTGTCCGGCTGGGCCAGCGTGAACGAGGAAACCGAGGGCCCGGCGATCTGGGACGTGGTGGAATCGCATATCCGCCGCCTCGGCACGGTGACACTCGAACCCAATACCAGCGTGGACGTCATCGGGGGCTGA
- a CDS encoding ArsR/SmtB family transcription factor: MEGLAPLPVLSDDLSEAEIEKIVSAATDASEFLKALGQESRLLILCYLLTGEKSVTELEQFLGARQAAVSQQLARLRLQGLVKARRDGKAIYYSLTDDRPRRIIEVVYDMFCRDKDPR, encoded by the coding sequence ATGGAGGGGCTGGCGCCACTTCCCGTGCTTTCGGACGACCTGTCCGAGGCCGAGATCGAGAAGATCGTCTCTGCCGCGACCGACGCGTCGGAATTCCTCAAGGCGCTGGGGCAGGAAAGCCGCCTGCTGATCCTGTGCTACCTGCTGACCGGCGAGAAGTCCGTCACCGAGCTGGAGCAGTTCCTGGGCGCGCGGCAGGCGGCCGTCTCGCAGCAGCTGGCGCGGCTCAGGCTTCAGGGCCTGGTCAAGGCGCGTCGCGACGGAAAGGCGATCTACTACAGCTTGACCGATGATCGGCCGAGGCGGATCATCGAGGTCGTCTACGACATGTTCTGCCGCGACAAGGACCCCCGCTAG
- the sfsA gene encoding DNA/RNA nuclease SfsA gives MEFDIPLIRARLLRRYKRFLADVTLEDGREATAHCANPGAMLGVADPGATVWLEPATNPARKLRYSWKLVELPGGHMAGIDTGVPNRVVAEALAAGRIPAVAGYAAFRPEVRYRERSRVDFLLSSPGLPDCYLEVKNVHLRRDGTLAEFPDSVTARGAKHLDDLAAMVAAGHRAVMLYVVQRTDCDRLALAGDIDPFYAAAAARARAAGVEMLCHATRITTQGIWLDRALPVAVAG, from the coding sequence ATGGAGTTCGACATCCCCCTGATCCGCGCCCGGCTGCTGCGCAGATATAAACGCTTTCTGGCCGACGTCACGCTGGAGGATGGGCGCGAGGCGACGGCCCATTGCGCCAATCCCGGCGCGATGCTGGGCGTGGCCGATCCCGGCGCGACGGTGTGGCTGGAACCGGCCACGAACCCGGCGCGCAAGTTGCGCTATTCCTGGAAGCTGGTGGAACTGCCGGGCGGGCACATGGCCGGGATCGACACCGGCGTGCCGAACCGCGTGGTGGCCGAGGCGCTGGCGGCCGGGCGCATCCCGGCGGTCGCCGGCTATGCCGCCTTCCGCCCCGAGGTCCGCTACCGGGAACGAAGCCGGGTGGATTTCCTGCTGAGTTCGCCGGGCCTGCCGGACTGCTACCTGGAGGTGAAGAACGTCCATCTGCGCCGGGACGGGACGCTGGCCGAGTTTCCCGACAGCGTGACCGCGCGGGGGGCAAAGCACCTGGACGACCTGGCGGCGATGGTCGCAGCCGGCCACCGGGCGGTGATGCTGTACGTCGTGCAGCGCACCGATTGCGACCGGCTGGCGCTGGCAGGCGACATCGACCCCTTCTATGCGGCCGCGGCAGCCCGGGCGCGAGCGGCAGGCGTCGAGATGCTCTGCCATGCGACCCGGATCACCACGCAGGGCATCTGGCTGGACCGGGCGCTGCCGGTTGCGGTGGCGGGTTGA
- the radC gene encoding RadC family protein: protein MRKPHPPRDLGEAPLLPLAGPASEQAEGAQHRARLRERFHRGGPAALADYELLELVLFRAIPRRDVKPLAKALLARFGDFNHAISAPAVRLAEVQGVGAAVIQELKIVEAAAHRLAQARVLGRDVLSSWDALLAYCKTAMAHRETEQFRVLFLDRKNVLIADEAQAQGTVDHVPVYPREVVKRALELGASALILVHNHPSGDPEPSSADITMTQRVADAADALGIVLHDHIVVGKARHASFRAMGLL, encoded by the coding sequence ATGAGAAAGCCCCATCCCCCCCGCGATCTTGGCGAAGCACCGTTGCTGCCGCTGGCAGGCCCGGCCTCGGAACAGGCAGAGGGCGCGCAGCACCGCGCGCGGCTGCGCGAGCGGTTCCACCGCGGGGGCCCGGCGGCGCTGGCGGATTACGAATTGCTGGAGCTGGTGCTGTTCCGGGCCATCCCGCGCCGCGACGTGAAACCGCTGGCCAAGGCGCTGCTGGCGCGGTTCGGGGATTTCAACCATGCGATATCCGCCCCCGCCGTCCGCCTGGCAGAGGTGCAGGGCGTCGGCGCGGCCGTGATCCAGGAGCTGAAGATCGTCGAGGCGGCGGCGCATCGGCTGGCGCAGGCGCGCGTGCTTGGCCGCGACGTGCTGTCGTCCTGGGATGCGCTGCTGGCCTATTGCAAGACCGCCATGGCCCACCGCGAGACGGAACAGTTCCGGGTGCTGTTCCTCGACCGCAAGAACGTGCTGATCGCCGACGAGGCGCAGGCCCAGGGCACTGTCGATCATGTGCCGGTCTATCCGCGGGAGGTGGTCAAGCGCGCGCTCGAACTTGGCGCCTCGGCGCTGATCCTGGTGCACAATCACCCCTCGGGCGACCCGGAACCGAGTTCCGCCGACATCACGATGACCCAGCGCGTGGCCGATGCCGCCGACGCGCTGGGCATCGTGCTGCATGACCACATCGTCGTGGGCAAGGCGCGGCACGCAAGCTTCCGTGCGATGGGGCTGCTCTAG
- the soxA gene encoding sulfur oxidation c-type cytochrome SoxA gives MKQGTRLLLATASIAIMATGAAMADEDAELVINGEIEMIERTTPPAHLDGALGDTIMSGWIFREDETQAFQMDDFENPAMIYVDKAMDMFETVDGAAGQACSSCHTDVAEFEGLRTQLPRVNEATGKLETMEDIINGCRTGRMQADAWKWSSEEMQSMVSLIGLQSRGMPMDVAIDGPAQSFWEEGKEMYYTRYGQLELSCANCHEDNWGNMIRADHLSQGMTNGFPTYRLSATRLISQHNRFRGCIRDTMAESFAEGSDEFRALELYVASRGNGLSVETPAVRQ, from the coding sequence GTGAAACAGGGAACGAGGCTGCTGCTGGCCACTGCATCCATCGCGATCATGGCCACGGGCGCGGCGATGGCCGACGAGGATGCCGAGCTGGTGATCAACGGCGAGATCGAGATGATCGAGCGCACCACGCCGCCCGCCCATCTGGATGGCGCGCTGGGCGACACCATCATGTCGGGCTGGATCTTCCGCGAGGACGAGACCCAGGCCTTCCAGATGGACGACTTCGAGAACCCGGCGATGATCTACGTCGACAAGGCGATGGACATGTTCGAGACGGTGGACGGCGCCGCCGGCCAGGCCTGTTCTTCCTGCCACACGGACGTGGCCGAGTTCGAGGGGCTGCGCACCCAGCTGCCCCGCGTGAACGAGGCGACCGGCAAGCTCGAGACGATGGAGGATATCATCAACGGCTGCCGGACCGGGCGGATGCAGGCCGACGCCTGGAAATGGTCCAGCGAGGAAATGCAGTCCATGGTCTCGCTGATCGGTCTCCAATCCCGCGGCATGCCGATGGACGTGGCGATCGACGGCCCCGCCCAGAGCTTCTGGGAAGAGGGCAAGGAGATGTACTACACCCGCTACGGCCAGCTGGAACTGTCCTGCGCCAACTGCCACGAGGACAACTGGGGCAACATGATCCGGGCCGACCACCTGAGCCAGGGCATGACCAACGGTTTCCCGACCTATCGCCTCAGCGCGACGCGGCTGATCTCCCAGCACAACCGCTTCCGCGGCTGTATCCGCGACACGATGGCGGAAAGCTTTGCCGAAGGCTCGGACGAGTTCCGCGCCCTCGAGCTGTATGTCGCCTCGCGCGGCAACGGTCTGTCGGTGGAAACCCCGGCCGTCCGTCAGTAA
- a CDS encoding competence/damage-inducible protein A, with the protein MPNPTAAMLVIGDEILSGRTRDSNMYHLAGRLTEKGIDLKEVRVVSDDRAAIVAAVKALSAAHDHVFTSGGIGPTHDDITADCIAEAFGVGIDVREDARRILASHYPEGEAALTPARLRMARIPDGAVLIDNPVSKAPGFAIGNVHVMAGVPSVFEAMVESVLPLLTGGAPLISESVRIDRGESTVATELGDIAARFPQVSIGSYPFQRDGRYGTNIVLRSADRAALDAATNDVRALVD; encoded by the coding sequence ATGCCCAATCCCACCGCCGCCATGCTCGTCATCGGGGACGAGATCCTGTCGGGCCGTACCCGCGATTCGAACATGTACCACCTGGCCGGGCGGCTGACCGAAAAGGGGATCGACCTGAAGGAAGTGCGCGTCGTCTCGGACGACCGCGCCGCCATCGTGGCGGCAGTCAAGGCGCTGAGCGCGGCCCATGACCATGTCTTCACCTCGGGCGGGATCGGGCCGACCCATGACGACATCACCGCCGACTGCATCGCCGAGGCGTTCGGCGTCGGCATCGACGTGCGCGAGGATGCCCGCCGCATCCTTGCCAGCCACTACCCCGAGGGAGAGGCGGCGCTGACCCCCGCCCGCCTGCGCATGGCCCGGATCCCCGATGGCGCCGTGCTGATCGACAACCCGGTGTCAAAGGCGCCGGGTTTCGCCATCGGCAACGTGCATGTCATGGCGGGCGTGCCCAGCGTGTTCGAGGCGATGGTCGAAAGCGTGCTGCCGTTGCTGACCGGGGGGGCGCCGCTGATTTCGGAAAGCGTGCGCATCGACCGGGGCGAAAGCACCGTGGCGACCGAACTGGGCGACATCGCCGCCCGCTTCCCGCAGGTGTCCATCGGCTCCTACCCGTTTCAGCGCGACGGGCGCTACGGCACCAACATCGTTCTGCGCAGCGCCGACCGCGCGGCCCTCGATGCCGCCACCAACGACGTGCGGGCGCTGGTGGACTGA
- the soxY gene encoding thiosulfate oxidation carrier protein SoxY yields the protein MILTRRAIMQIGAGAAVAAGLTPFMASAKKYDDALAEFTGGAEVIDGEIELTTPEIAENGNTVPVSVAAPGAAMIAIFADGNPEAEVAVFTFGPLAGSQAASTRIRLAQTQNVIAVAQMGDGSFRRVAREVKVTIGGCGG from the coding sequence ATGATCCTGACCAGACGTGCAATCATGCAGATCGGGGCGGGCGCGGCCGTGGCCGCCGGCCTGACCCCGTTCATGGCCTCGGCCAAGAAATATGACGATGCGCTCGCCGAATTCACCGGCGGCGCCGAGGTGATCGACGGCGAGATCGAGCTGACCACGCCCGAGATCGCCGAGAACGGCAACACCGTGCCCGTGTCGGTCGCGGCGCCCGGCGCGGCGATGATCGCCATCTTCGCCGACGGCAACCCCGAGGCCGAGGTCGCGGTGTTCACCTTCGGCCCGCTTGCCGGCTCGCAGGCCGCCTCGACCCGCATCCGGCTAGCGCAGACGCAGAACGTCATCGCGGTCGCGCAGATGGGCGATGGCAGCTTCCGCCGTGTCGCCCGCGAAGTGAAGGTCACCATCGGCGGCTGCGGCGGCTGA
- the map gene encoding type I methionyl aminopeptidase, whose amino-acid sequence MDIVNPGRLNRDGIRIYEPAHFEGMRKAGRLAADILDRIAPHVVPGVETQELDAIIHQMVKDGDAVSATVGYKGYRHASCISINHVVCHGIPSEKRLKDGDILNIDVTVVLDGWYGDTSRMYVAGKLSRKAERLIEITHEALMRGIAAVKPGNTFGDIGFAIQSYAEGERTSVVRDFCGHGLGHVFHAAPNVLHYGRPGTGPRLEPGMFFTIEPMINLGRPETKVLADDWTAVTKDKSLSAQFEHSVGVTEDGVEIFTLSPAGRFHPTWDAQPAEAI is encoded by the coding sequence TTGGACATCGTGAACCCCGGCCGCCTGAACCGGGACGGCATCCGGATCTATGAACCCGCGCATTTCGAGGGGATGCGCAAGGCGGGTCGCCTTGCGGCGGATATCCTCGACCGCATCGCCCCGCATGTGGTGCCGGGCGTCGAGACGCAGGAGTTGGACGCGATCATCCACCAGATGGTCAAGGATGGCGACGCGGTGTCGGCGACGGTGGGCTACAAGGGGTATCGCCACGCGAGCTGCATCTCGATCAACCACGTCGTCTGCCACGGCATCCCGTCGGAAAAGCGGCTCAAGGACGGCGATATCCTGAACATCGACGTGACCGTGGTGCTGGACGGCTGGTACGGCGACACGAGCCGGATGTATGTCGCGGGCAAGCTGAGCCGCAAGGCCGAGCGGCTGATCGAGATCACCCACGAGGCGCTGATGCGCGGGATCGCCGCGGTGAAGCCGGGGAATACCTTTGGCGATATCGGCTTCGCCATCCAGAGCTATGCGGAAGGAGAGCGCACCTCGGTGGTGCGGGATTTCTGCGGTCACGGGCTGGGCCATGTTTTCCACGCCGCGCCCAACGTGCTGCATTACGGTCGCCCGGGGACCGGTCCGCGGCTTGAGCCGGGGATGTTCTTCACCATCGAGCCGATGATCAACCTGGGCCGGCCCGAGACCAAGGTGCTGGCCGACGACTGGACCGCGGTGACCAAGGACAAGTCGCTTTCGGCGCAGTTCGAGCATTCGGTGGGCGTGACCGAGGACGGGGTGGAAATCTTTACCCTGTCGCCCGCCGGCCGTTTCCACCCTACCTGGGACGCACAGCCCGCAGAAGCGATCTGA
- a CDS encoding YeeE/YedE family protein, which translates to MDLITDGQLTALIGLAGGVVLGLAARLGRFCTLGAIEDWLYGSDDRRMRMWLVAIGVAMIGSFALMGLGRLDPREAIFLMPAWNPIASIVGGAMFGYGMALAGNCGYGALARAGGGDMRSFVILLVMAVSAYMAIAGPTGMLRVWLFPQELAAEVPGLAHLASRATGLSPTLFGVVAGALLLALALSSARFRADWRKLAWAVAVGLAIVSGWAGTQWISSTGFEPVRVTTHSFSGPLGETLIYAMTTSGAALNFGIGSVVGVATGAFLGSLMKRQFRWEACEDPRELRRQMIGAFLMGTGGVTAVGCSIGQGLSAFSLLAYSAPVTFAAIIAGAALGLRQLIWGAHGNELSA; encoded by the coding sequence ATGGACCTGATCACCGACGGTCAGCTGACCGCGCTCATCGGTCTGGCCGGCGGCGTCGTCCTGGGGCTTGCCGCCCGCCTGGGACGGTTCTGCACCCTTGGCGCCATAGAGGACTGGCTTTACGGCAGCGACGACCGGCGGATGCGCATGTGGCTGGTTGCCATCGGCGTGGCCATGATCGGCAGCTTCGCCCTGATGGGGCTGGGCCGGCTCGATCCGCGCGAGGCGATCTTCCTGATGCCGGCATGGAACCCCATCGCCAGCATCGTGGGCGGGGCGATGTTCGGCTATGGAATGGCGCTGGCGGGCAATTGCGGCTACGGCGCGCTGGCGCGCGCGGGTGGCGGGGACATGCGCAGTTTCGTGATCCTGCTGGTGATGGCGGTGTCGGCCTACATGGCGATCGCGGGCCCGACGGGCATGCTGCGGGTCTGGCTGTTCCCGCAGGAACTGGCCGCAGAGGTTCCGGGCCTTGCCCATCTGGCAAGCCGGGCGACGGGGCTTTCGCCGACGCTGTTCGGCGTGGTGGCAGGCGCGCTGCTGCTGGCGCTGGCGCTGTCCTCGGCCCGGTTCCGGGCGGATTGGCGCAAGCTGGCCTGGGCGGTGGCGGTCGGGCTTGCCATCGTGTCGGGCTGGGCCGGGACGCAATGGATTTCCAGCACCGGGTTCGAGCCGGTGCGCGTGACCACCCACAGCTTTTCCGGGCCCCTGGGCGAGACGCTGATCTACGCCATGACCACCTCGGGGGCGGCGCTGAATTTCGGCATCGGATCGGTCGTGGGGGTCGCGACGGGGGCGTTTCTCGGGTCGCTGATGAAGCGCCAGTTCCGCTGGGAGGCCTGCGAGGATCCGCGCGAATTGCGCCGCCAGATGATCGGCGCGTTCCTGATGGGCACCGGCGGCGTGACGGCGGTCGGGTGCAGCATCGGGCAGGGGCTGTCGGCCTTCTCGCTGCTGGCCTACAGCGCGCCGGTGACGTTTGCCGCGATCATCGCGGGCGCGGCGCTGGGGCTGCGGCAGCTGATCTGGGGCGCGCACGGCAACGAGTTGTCGGCCTGA
- a CDS encoding GlcG/HbpS family heme-binding protein, which yields MIRSSMLAAVLMLAAGGPALAQDDSPYVDFQMLKPEVALEMAQAALEHCRAEGFQVGVAVVDRMGVPQIFLRDRFAGAHVHETAMRKAWTAASFRTDTVTLDQNTRPETVSGGIRHISQALPLGGGVPVESAEGSIVAAIGISGAPTPEADDACARAGIEAIADLIAF from the coding sequence ATGATCCGTTCGTCGATGCTTGCGGCGGTGCTGATGCTGGCGGCAGGGGGCCCGGCACTCGCACAGGACGACAGCCCCTATGTCGATTTCCAGATGCTGAAGCCCGAGGTCGCGCTGGAGATGGCGCAGGCCGCACTTGAGCATTGCCGCGCCGAGGGTTTCCAGGTCGGCGTCGCCGTGGTGGACCGGATGGGCGTGCCGCAGATCTTTCTAAGGGATCGCTTTGCCGGCGCCCATGTCCACGAGACGGCGATGCGCAAGGCCTGGACGGCGGCCAGCTTCCGCACCGATACCGTGACGCTGGACCAGAACACCCGGCCCGAGACGGTGTCGGGCGGGATCCGCCACATCAGCCAGGCGCTGCCGCTGGGTGGCGGGGTGCCGGTCGAATCGGCCGAAGGGTCGATCGTCGCGGCGATCGGCATTTCCGGCGCGCCGACCCCCGAGGCCGACGACGCCTGCGCCCGCGCCGGGATCGAGGCCATCGCCGACCTGATCGCGTTCTGA
- a CDS encoding thioredoxin family protein has product MRKMLLAIPLLLAWAATALAVELGDDGLHKTPWMRDTFKDLREDLAEANAEGKRLAVIIEQRGCIYCTRMHEEVFPVPEIDALLNEKFFFVQINMFGDIEVTDFDGESLPEREITRKWGALFTPTLMFFPESVVDGVTAQQASVATMPGAFGKGTTYNLLNWVLEHGYEGEESFQKYHARKLADSPVGE; this is encoded by the coding sequence ATGCGAAAGATGCTTCTGGCGATCCCGCTTCTGCTGGCCTGGGCCGCGACCGCGCTTGCGGTCGAACTGGGCGATGACGGCCTGCACAAGACGCCCTGGATGCGCGACACCTTCAAGGATCTGCGCGAGGACCTGGCCGAGGCCAATGCCGAGGGCAAGCGCCTTGCGGTCATCATCGAACAGCGTGGCTGCATCTACTGCACCCGCATGCACGAGGAAGTGTTCCCCGTGCCCGAGATAGACGCCCTGCTGAACGAGAAGTTCTTCTTCGTCCAGATCAACATGTTCGGCGACATCGAGGTGACGGACTTCGACGGCGAGAGCCTGCCCGAGCGCGAGATCACCCGCAAATGGGGCGCGCTGTTCACGCCCACGCTGATGTTCTTCCCGGAATCGGTCGTGGACGGCGTGACCGCCCAGCAGGCCTCCGTCGCCACCATGCCGGGGGCCTTCGGCAAGGGCACGACCTACAACCTGCTCAACTGGGTGCTGGAGCATGGCTACGAGGGCGAGGAGAGCTTTCAGAAGTATCATGCCCGCAAACTTGCGGATTCCCCGGTCGGTGAATGA
- a CDS encoding cytochrome c biogenesis CcdA family protein produces MFDISYAGAGFAGLLSFLSPCILPIVPFYLSYMAGVSINQANADGTLTPAVRRKAILGAVFFAAGVITIFMGLGATASLFGQMVREWFTVLKYAAAAIIFAMGLHFLGVIRIGILYRQLRADSAGSTSWGLVGSFVIGMAFAFGWTPCVGPVLAAILFTAAAEESARQGAMLLFVYGAGMTFPFILAAAFIGPFIRFSQRFRRHLGLIEKGMGVFLILFAVLIATDSINYIAQWMLSIAPDIGVLR; encoded by the coding sequence ATGTTCGACATCTCCTATGCCGGGGCAGGATTCGCCGGCCTGCTGTCGTTCCTGTCGCCCTGCATCCTGCCCATCGTGCCGTTCTACCTCAGCTACATGGCGGGTGTCTCGATCAATCAGGCCAATGCCGACGGCACCCTGACGCCGGCCGTCCGCCGCAAGGCGATCCTCGGCGCGGTGTTCTTCGCCGCGGGCGTCATCACCATCTTCATGGGGCTCGGCGCCACCGCCAGCCTGTTCGGGCAGATGGTCCGCGAGTGGTTCACCGTGCTGAAATACGCCGCCGCCGCGATCATCTTCGCGATGGGGCTGCATTTCCTGGGCGTCATCCGCATCGGCATCCTCTATCGCCAGCTGCGCGCCGACAGCGCCGGATCGACCAGCTGGGGGCTTGTCGGCTCCTTCGTGATCGGCATGGCCTTCGCCTTCGGCTGGACACCCTGCGTGGGTCCGGTGCTGGCCGCGATCCTGTTCACCGCCGCGGCCGAGGAAAGCGCCCGGCAGGGGGCGATGCTGCTCTTCGTCTATGGCGCGGGCATGACGTTTCCCTTCATCCTGGCGGCGGCCTTCATCGGGCCCTTCATCCGGTTTTCCCAGCGCTTCCGCCGCCATCTCGGCTTGATCGAAAAGGGGATGGGGGTTTTCCTGATCCTGTTCGCGGTGCTGATCGCGACGGACAGCATCAACTACATCGCGCAATGGATGCTTTCCATCGCGCCCGACATCGGCGTCCTGCGTTAA